One Pseudomonas rhizophila DNA window includes the following coding sequences:
- the sctV gene encoding type III secretion system export apparatus subunit SctV, whose product MMFLDRLNALARMAAQRSDVIVVAFMLMAIVMMIIPLPTWLVDTLIGLNISLSILILIVAFYIKHSVEFSALPPLILLSTLFRLSLSITTTRLILLDGNAGHIVKAFGDFVIAGQVVVGLVVFLIITVAQFVVITKGAERVAEVAARFTLDAMPGKQMSIDNDLRNGDIDQHEARRRRSRLERESQMFGAMDGAMKFVKGDAIASLVILAVNLLGGMMIGMVERNMSFADAAHTYSLLTVGDGLIAQIPALLISVAAGMVVTRVNSGTTEGNLGNEIFHQLGYSPQALGLTAFILLGVALLPGFPAIVFIGLSALLGVAAFMIYRRDKAPREEVVEGASEVAALEDEPLEQYETLAKPLDSRVLLSIGLALAQAAPELPLRQRIEALCHEIRGDLGIDVPVPDIYIDRSLPANGFSVELEGVPISEGEIPVDCLMLKDDLVHVQLLEIHALEAPSPLHSRPAQWIERTHQPLLEEAGIGFLSAAEVLRAILERSLRRNAATFLGIQETRRMLERMEASYDELVKEVARSVPLQRLAETLRLLVAEGVSIRNQRALLEAMVEWGAREPDAARLADHLRASLARQISHQYADRNRVITAFVLTPAVEEQLRAYLRRADNPRELLNEHASRSLLIQLRAVCKDLAEGDRTVLLVHPELRRSLRRLVVRGELELAVLSFRELAGEYNLQAIGSISLTETTGRRTADGASLTSMATA is encoded by the coding sequence TGATGATGATCATTCCACTGCCCACCTGGTTGGTGGATACGCTAATCGGCCTGAACATCTCGCTGAGCATCCTGATCCTCATCGTCGCCTTTTACATCAAGCACTCGGTGGAGTTCTCGGCGTTGCCGCCGTTGATTTTGCTAAGCACCTTGTTTCGCCTGTCCCTGTCGATCACCACCACGCGCCTGATTCTGCTCGATGGCAACGCCGGTCACATAGTCAAGGCGTTCGGCGATTTCGTCATCGCCGGCCAGGTCGTGGTCGGTCTGGTGGTATTTCTGATCATCACCGTGGCCCAGTTTGTGGTTATCACCAAAGGTGCCGAGCGCGTGGCCGAGGTCGCGGCGCGCTTCACTCTGGATGCGATGCCAGGCAAGCAGATGAGCATCGACAACGACTTGCGCAACGGTGATATCGATCAGCATGAAGCCCGCCGTCGACGCTCGCGTCTGGAGCGGGAAAGCCAGATGTTCGGCGCAATGGATGGCGCTATGAAATTCGTCAAGGGCGATGCGATTGCCAGCCTCGTTATTCTGGCGGTCAACCTGCTGGGTGGCATGATGATCGGCATGGTCGAGCGCAATATGTCGTTTGCCGATGCGGCGCACACCTATTCGCTTCTGACCGTCGGTGACGGCCTGATCGCGCAGATCCCGGCGCTGTTGATCTCGGTCGCGGCCGGTATGGTGGTGACTCGGGTCAACAGTGGCACGACCGAAGGCAACCTGGGCAACGAGATCTTCCATCAGTTGGGATACAGCCCCCAGGCGTTGGGTTTGACCGCATTTATCCTGCTGGGCGTGGCGTTGTTACCGGGCTTTCCGGCCATCGTGTTCATCGGGCTGTCGGCCTTGCTGGGCGTTGCCGCGTTCATGATCTACCGCCGCGACAAAGCGCCCCGGGAAGAGGTGGTCGAAGGCGCCAGCGAAGTCGCGGCACTCGAAGACGAACCGCTCGAACAATACGAAACCCTGGCTAAGCCACTGGACAGCCGCGTGCTGCTGAGCATTGGCCTGGCGCTGGCCCAGGCTGCGCCAGAACTGCCGTTGCGCCAGCGCATCGAAGCCTTGTGCCATGAGATTCGCGGCGACCTGGGGATCGACGTGCCGGTGCCGGACATCTACATCGACCGCAGCCTGCCCGCCAACGGCTTTTCGGTCGAACTCGAAGGCGTGCCCATCAGCGAGGGCGAGATACCGGTTGATTGCCTGATGCTCAAGGACGATCTGGTGCACGTTCAACTGTTGGAGATTCATGCGTTGGAGGCGCCGTCGCCGTTGCACAGTCGCCCGGCGCAATGGATTGAACGCACTCACCAGCCGCTGCTGGAGGAGGCCGGTATCGGTTTTCTCAGCGCCGCTGAAGTCCTGCGGGCCATCCTCGAGCGCAGTCTGCGCCGCAATGCCGCGACCTTTCTGGGCATTCAGGAAACCCGCAGGATGCTGGAGCGCATGGAAGCCAGCTATGACGAGTTGGTCAAGGAAGTCGCGCGCAGCGTGCCCTTGCAGCGTCTGGCTGAAACCCTGCGTTTGTTGGTCGCCGAGGGTGTGTCGATTCGCAACCAGCGCGCCTTGCTCGAAGCCATGGTCGAGTGGGGCGCCCGTGAGCCGGATGCGGCGCGCCTGGCCGACCACTTGCGCGCCAGTCTGGCGCGGCAGATCAGCCATCAGTACGCCGACCGCAACCGGGTCATCACCGCCTTCGTGCTGACCCCCGCGGTGGAAGAACAATTGCGTGCTTACCTGCGCCGTGCCGATAACCCTCGCGAGTTGCTCAATGAGCATGCCAGCCGTTCATTGCTGATCCAGTTGCGTGCCGTTTGCAAGGACTTGGCCGAGGGGGATCGCACCGTCCTGTTGGTGCATCCCGAGTTACGTCGCAGCCTGCGTCGACTGGTGGTGCGGGGCGAGCTGGAGCTGGCGGTGCTGTCATTCCGTGAGCTGGCCGGCGAATACAACCTGCAGGCCATCGGTTCCATCAGCCTGACTGAAACGACCGGCCGCCGGACAGCCGACGGCGCTTCCCTTACTTCAATGGCGACTGCTTGA